The Nodosilinea sp. PGN35 genome includes the window ACCAGGTGCGGCTAAAGTTTGCCATTGCTGGTCTCCTGTGCTGGTTTCATTGTAGGGTGCGCCGCCGCTGTGCAGTAGAGATCTAGGATCTATAGCAATTGCCCTATTGACTGTAGCCTTCGGCAGGGCGTTGCCAGCGCTGTTGTGGGAGGCGCGGTTGACAGTGCCTAACTGCGCTTTTTACAGGGAAATTAGGTTACACCCTTTGGCCGATGGAGATAGTTCTGGAAAGGTAAAGCATGAAAAAAATCCCATACTGAAGCAGCTTTAAACAGATCTGCTTAGGAGACACTATGACAAGTCAATATACCCGTAGAGGTATCGGTTTTTTCTCTGAGGAAAAGCAGGCCGAGCAGGCTATTCGTGCTCTACAATCCTCCGGCTTTCCCATGGGGCAAATTTCGATTTTGGCCAAGCAGCTGGCAGAGGATGTGGTGGCGGGGGGTGCCAAGACAGGTTCTGAGGTCAAAGGACAGGATATCAACGACTCTAAACGACTGCCGGAGAATGCTTTGGCCGGAGGATTTTGGGGCGGTTTGCTGGGCGGGCTGAGCGGTATAGCGATGATTCCGGGGGCGGGGGCGGTGATAGCGGCGGGCTCGGTGGGAGCAGCTTTGGCGGCGATCGCTGCCGGGCAGGGGGCAGGGGCCTTGGCGACATCAAACCTCAAAGATAAGCTGGTTTCCCTGGGCATTCCCCAGGATCGGGCCGGAGCCTTCAGCGATCGCCTGATTAACGCAGATTTTATGGTGATTGCCGACGGCAGCCAGGCGCAAGTGAGTCAGGCTGAGTCTGTTTTAGCTGAACACGGTATTCAAGCCTGGGATGTCTATGGGATACCGCCAGCTTGAGTTGATTCTCGGCGATCAATCGTCGCTGCAAACCATAGATATTTAGGGCAATGAAGGGCTCTTTGGCTGATAGAGCGATCGCCTTGAGTTTGATCTATGTCTTTCTGAAGAGGATGCCCTATACCTCCATTTCTAGACTGAGGGCGACGGCTGGAGTAGAGACCGTTTTTAACCGGTTTTTGTTCTCTTCAGCGGATATAGCTGAGGCTCAGGTACGCGATCGCAGCAGGCCCGCCCTGCGGTGTCAGCAGGCTGTTTTATAGGCTAGTGCTTAGTCAAAAAAATAATGACGGGAGATGTGGCTTAAGGGTTCACGGTTCACGGTTCACGGTAAGCGGTTTAAGGCGAGCCGTGTACCGTGAACCGTAGACCGTCAACCCCGTTAACCCGTCACATTTAACTTGACTGACCACTAGAGGCCCGCCACCATGATCCATTTGTCACCAAATTCGCTATGGCCCCAATTTTGTGGTCTACCAACGAAAAATTCTTCAGGGTTTATTTTAGCTAAAAAAAATTCCCAGAGGTAAGCCGCTACTCTGTCGCGGCCAAACGGGGCCGATTTTTGCCCAAACAATTTTTACCCAGACGATTTTACTAAGACCACACCATAATTCAGAGTTTAAAGACCATGATTTTGCTGACTAACCTCGCTTTGACCAGCTCGTCGCTTTCCCTGGCCCAGGCGATCGCCTCGCCGGATATTGCTGTTTTAGAATTCTTGTCTGGCCCTCAGTTCTTCATTGCCCTGACGGCGGGGCTATTGATGGCCGTGGCCTTTCAGTTTTTGCTGACCAACCTCACCGTGGCCGCCGGAATTTCTAGCGAGGCCGACCCGGTTGACGACGATGCCGACAGCTGGGGCCAGCAGGCGCGAAGCCTAGAGGCCAGGGTGGGAAGCTGGATGCTCTTTACCGTCAATATCGCGGTGTTTGCCGCCTGCTTTTTGGCGGTGAAGCTGACGCTGGTGCAGAATATGTGGCTGGCGGCAATTGTTGGCCTGGTGATCTGGGCGGCCTATTTTCTGCTGCTGCTGTGGGCCGGGTCGCGCACGGTGGGCTCGGCGGTCAGCGCCGTGGGCAGCACCGCCAGCACCGGGCTGGGGGGCATTTTGGGGACGGTGGCCACGGCCCTCGGCGGCAGCGCAGCCAATGCCCAGATCGTCAATACGGTAGAGGCCTCGGTGCAGGCGGTGACTCAGGAGCTGAAGTCAGAGCTGGCCTCGGGCATGGCCCCCGAGCGCCTGCGCGACACCGTGGCCGACTACCTGGAAAATCTGTCGCTGCCCCAGCCGGTTGAAGGAGAGTTCGGTCGCCAGCTCACAGAACTGCTGCAAAATGGCGGTCAGGCCTCAGAGCAGGGGAACGGCGAGAATTTTGTCTCCGCCGCCGCGACCGTGGCCCAGGCCGCGACCGGGGGCGGGTTGACCCCGGGGCTGGTGCGTCTGGCCCAGGCGGCAGCCCCCGAGGAGCTGAAGTCGGGCAAGCTCCAGGAGGTGATCGACCAGCTCAACCGCACCCTGCGATCGCAGTCGGGCAGTGGTCTGCCGCAGCAGGTGGTGGGGCAGGCGGTGAATGCCCTGGTCTCGACTGTGGCCCAGCGGGTCGATCTGTCGGATGTGGATGTGGAGCAGATCGCTCAGCAGCTCAGCTCCCAGGCCAATACCCTGGGGCAGCAGGCGTCGGCCCAGGCCAGCCGCCTGTCTGACTCGATGCGTCTGCCGGGCACCTTTTCGCTGCTGCGCACTGACATTGAGAACTACCTGCTGAAGTCGCCCTCCTGGTATTTGCGCTCAGAAAACCTGGACAGCGGCTTTCGCCAGGTGCTGCGCGACCCTGAGGCCGATGCCGGGCTGGTGCGCCAGCAGCTAGAGCCGCTCAATCGCCGCTATTTTGTCTCGGTGCTAGAGCGGCGGGAGGGTCTCGACGCAGGCCGCGTTAACGACCTGGCCGACGAGCTCGAGCTGATTCGCCAGGAGGTGCTCAGCCAGGTGCGCGAGGCCGAAGAGGCCAGCCACCGCGACGATCTGCGCCAGCAGGTGGAAGCCTACCTGAGTTCTGCGCCGAAGCAGGCGCTGAGCCCAGAGCAGATTGGCGAAACCTTTCTGGCCCTGCTGGCCGACCCCGAGGCCAGCTACGAAACCGTGGGCGGTCGCCTGGTGCAGTTTGACCGCGACACCCTGCGGCAGCTGTTGCTCGGCGGTCGCCAGGATCTCGACGAAAACGAGATCGAGCCCCTGCTCGACGCCCTGGAGCAGGCGCGCGATCGCATTCTCAATCAGTCCCAGGAGCAGTGGCAGCAGATGCAGCACCAGGCCGGGGAGTTTCGCGGTCGGGTCGAAGCCTACCTGCAAGAGACCAGCCCCCCAGAGCTTTCGCTGGAGCACATTCAGCAGAACCTGGAGCGGTTGGCCCACCTGCCCGAGGCGGGGCTGCTGGTGGCCCGCGCCGGGCTCGGCCAGATCGATCGCGACAGCCTGGAGCAGACGCTGGCCCAGCGCGAAGACCTCAGCCCAGAGCAGGTGCACGAGATCGTTGACCAGTTTGAGGCGGTGCGCCACAGCATTGTCCACGCGCCCCAGGAGCTGGCGGGCCAGGCCCAGGATCAGTTCAACCAGCTGATCGGCCAGATCGCCGACTACCTGCGCCAAACCAACCTCGACGAGCTCGACCCCGAGGGCCTCAGCCACGATCTGCAACAGCTGCTGCGATCGCCCCAGGCGGGCAGCACCGCCCTGCGGCGGCGGCTGGCCCAGATTGACCGCGACACCCTGGCCCGCCTGCTCAGCCAGCAGGGCCTGAGCGAATACCAGGTCAACCAGGCCATCGACCTGGTGCTCGACAGCGCCCGCGCCGTGGTCAAAGCGCCCCAGCGTCTGGTCACCCGCGCCCGCGCCCAGGTGCAAGACGTGCAGAGTTCCCTGGCCGACTACCTCAAAAATACCGATCGCGACGAACTCAACCCCGAGGCCATGGAGCGCGATCTGCGCCTGCTGCTGAGCCAGCCCCGCGAGGGCCTGGAGCAGTGGCAGGAGCGCCTGGCCCAGGTCGATCGCGGCACCCTGGTGGCGCTGCTCTCCCAGCGCGACGACATCTCTGAGCACCAGGCCAACCAGATGATCGATCAGGTGGAGGCCGTGCGCTACGACATTCTGCGCCAGGCCCAGCAGGCCAAAGAACAGGTGCAAGACACGGTGCAGTCTACCGTCAGCGATTTGGGCGATCGCCTGCGCCGCTACGCCGACGACCTCGATCGCCCCGAGCTGGGCTACGACGCCATCCAGCGCGACATGCGCACCCTGTTTACCGACCCCGAGGCCGGGGTTGAGGCCCTGCGCCGCCGCCTGGGCCAGTTCGATCGCGACACCCTGACCGCTCTGCTCAGCACCCGTACCGACCTTTCAGAGCAGCAGGCCAACCGCATCATTGACCAGATCGAGGCCGCCCGCGACAGCGTGCTGCACCAGGCCCAGCGCCTGCAAGACGAAGCCGAACAGCGCATTGCCGCCCTCAGGCACCAGGCCCGAGCCCAGGTCAAAGAGGTGCGTAAAACCGCCGCCACCGCCGCCTGGTGGCTGTTTGGCACAGCGATAACATCTATGGCGACGGCGGCGATCGCAGGCATTTTTGCCGCCCGCGGGCTGGCATGGCTCAGCTAGTCAGAGCAAATTCTATTAAACGTTCAAGCGTTTTTGGTGTTCTAACCAGCGTGACTATGGCTGTCAAACCGACCAGAAAACTCGTGATGCAGGAGCACACACCATGGACAGCAGCAGCGACCA containing:
- a CDS encoding MFS transporter; protein product: MILLTNLALTSSSLSLAQAIASPDIAVLEFLSGPQFFIALTAGLLMAVAFQFLLTNLTVAAGISSEADPVDDDADSWGQQARSLEARVGSWMLFTVNIAVFAACFLAVKLTLVQNMWLAAIVGLVIWAAYFLLLLWAGSRTVGSAVSAVGSTASTGLGGILGTVATALGGSAANAQIVNTVEASVQAVTQELKSELASGMAPERLRDTVADYLENLSLPQPVEGEFGRQLTELLQNGGQASEQGNGENFVSAAATVAQAATGGGLTPGLVRLAQAAAPEELKSGKLQEVIDQLNRTLRSQSGSGLPQQVVGQAVNALVSTVAQRVDLSDVDVEQIAQQLSSQANTLGQQASAQASRLSDSMRLPGTFSLLRTDIENYLLKSPSWYLRSENLDSGFRQVLRDPEADAGLVRQQLEPLNRRYFVSVLERREGLDAGRVNDLADELELIRQEVLSQVREAEEASHRDDLRQQVEAYLSSAPKQALSPEQIGETFLALLADPEASYETVGGRLVQFDRDTLRQLLLGGRQDLDENEIEPLLDALEQARDRILNQSQEQWQQMQHQAGEFRGRVEAYLQETSPPELSLEHIQQNLERLAHLPEAGLLVARAGLGQIDRDSLEQTLAQREDLSPEQVHEIVDQFEAVRHSIVHAPQELAGQAQDQFNQLIGQIADYLRQTNLDELDPEGLSHDLQQLLRSPQAGSTALRRRLAQIDRDTLARLLSQQGLSEYQVNQAIDLVLDSARAVVKAPQRLVTRARAQVQDVQSSLADYLKNTDRDELNPEAMERDLRLLLSQPREGLEQWQERLAQVDRGTLVALLSQRDDISEHQANQMIDQVEAVRYDILRQAQQAKEQVQDTVQSTVSDLGDRLRRYADDLDRPELGYDAIQRDMRTLFTDPEAGVEALRRRLGQFDRDTLTALLSTRTDLSEQQANRIIDQIEAARDSVLHQAQRLQDEAEQRIAALRHQARAQVKEVRKTAATAAWWLFGTAITSMATAAIAGIFAARGLAWLS